The following are from one region of the Phycisphaeraceae bacterium genome:
- a CDS encoding 5-(carboxyamino)imidazole ribonucleotide synthase has product MSQMVLGVLGGGQLGRMLALAAARLGVRTRLFDPDPEACGGQVAELVTGSFDDTEALARFCDGLTAATIEFENVPIAAMQFVSRSVPMNPNPGAVVACQDRAMERDVLCAAGFEVPESRLIASRAELEGACAELGLPSVLKARRLGYDGKGQFWIRHARDIEGAWEALGAVPVILDRGVSFNREISLLAVRDGSGRAVHYPPTENVHQNGILLTSCVPAIGINSRELDRAQSALCAMLDRSNYIGVLAVELFEVNGKLIANEMAPRVHNSGHWTMNSLGACQFENHVRAVLGLPVGEPLPLTGSMSAACMVNLIGSVPPLEQLLGAQGWHTHLYGKSPRAGRKLGHVNWCGPREQMESARGELLKLVKSHRGLDGCHV; this is encoded by the coding sequence ATGAGTCAGATGGTGCTCGGGGTACTCGGTGGCGGGCAGTTAGGGCGCATGCTGGCACTTGCAGCGGCAAGGCTGGGCGTGCGCACGCGGCTGTTCGACCCTGACCCCGAAGCATGCGGCGGGCAGGTGGCTGAGCTTGTCACAGGCTCATTCGACGACACGGAGGCGCTTGCTCGCTTCTGTGATGGACTTACGGCTGCGACGATCGAGTTTGAGAATGTGCCCATCGCCGCGATGCAGTTTGTGAGCAGATCGGTGCCGATGAATCCGAACCCCGGAGCCGTCGTCGCGTGTCAGGACCGGGCGATGGAACGTGATGTGCTTTGTGCTGCGGGATTTGAGGTGCCCGAATCGCGACTGATCGCCTCACGTGCCGAACTGGAAGGGGCTTGTGCGGAATTGGGCTTGCCGAGCGTTCTCAAGGCCCGGCGTCTGGGGTACGACGGAAAAGGGCAGTTCTGGATCCGTCATGCTCGCGACATCGAGGGTGCGTGGGAAGCGCTCGGTGCGGTGCCGGTGATCCTGGATCGAGGCGTGAGTTTCAATCGCGAGATTTCGCTTCTTGCTGTAAGGGACGGAAGCGGGCGTGCAGTGCACTATCCCCCGACGGAAAATGTGCATCAGAACGGAATTCTGCTGACGAGTTGCGTGCCAGCGATCGGTATCAACAGCCGGGAGCTCGATCGTGCACAGTCTGCGTTGTGCGCGATGCTCGATCGGAGCAACTACATTGGAGTGCTGGCGGTAGAACTGTTTGAGGTGAATGGCAAACTGATCGCGAACGAGATGGCCCCGCGCGTGCACAACTCGGGACACTGGACAATGAACAGCCTGGGCGCATGTCAGTTTGAGAATCATGTACGGGCGGTGCTCGGGCTGCCTGTCGGCGAGCCATTGCCTCTGACTGGATCGATGTCTGCGGCGTGCATGGTCAATCTCATTGGCTCGGTGCCGCCGCTTGAGCAGCTGCTCGGTGCTCAGGGGTGGCACACACATTTGTATGGCAAGTCGCCCCGGGCGGGTCGGAAGCTCGGTCATGTCAACTGGTGCGGGCCGCGAGAACAGATGGAGTCTGCGAGAGGAGAACTGCTCAAACTCGTGAAATCGCACCGGGGTCTGGATG
- the purE gene encoding 5-(carboxyamino)imidazole ribonucleotide mutase, with translation MGSRSDWQTMSEAAAMLDRLGVPYEARVVSAHRTPDAMFEYAASAEARGLMVIIAGAGGAAHLPGMVAAKTTLPVLGVPVESAVLKGLDSLLSIVQMPAGVPVGTLAIGKAGAANAGILAAKIVALSQPEVRARIEAFRAEQTQRVLDASNPQEQP, from the coding sequence ATGGGGTCGCGATCGGATTGGCAGACGATGTCCGAAGCCGCGGCGATGCTTGATCGTCTCGGAGTGCCTTATGAGGCTCGCGTTGTCAGTGCTCACCGCACGCCGGATGCGATGTTTGAGTATGCCGCGTCGGCTGAAGCGCGCGGTTTGATGGTCATCATCGCTGGCGCGGGCGGGGCGGCGCACTTGCCGGGCATGGTTGCAGCGAAGACGACGCTGCCAGTGCTCGGGGTACCGGTCGAGAGTGCGGTACTCAAGGGCCTGGATTCGTTGTTATCGATTGTGCAGATGCCTGCGGGGGTGCCGGTCGGGACGCTGGCGATCGGAAAGGCCGGGGCTGCGAACGCGGGGATTCTGGCAGCGAAGATCGTGGCTCTGTCGCAGCCTGAAGTTCGAGCGCGGATCGAGGCGTTTCGCGCCGAGCAGACGCAACGCGTGCTCGACGCAAGCAACCCACAGGAGCAGCCATGA
- a CDS encoding DUF1450 domain-containing protein encodes MDWFYTLAASRPDLDIRACGCLSCCSTCVDTPFLHIDGVEVEGDSHQQIIADKTPEPPTS; translated from the coding sequence TTGGACTGGTTCTACACCCTCGCAGCCTCGAGACCCGATCTCGACATCCGCGCCTGCGGGTGCCTGAGTTGCTGTTCGACCTGTGTCGACACACCCTTCCTCCACATCGATGGCGTCGAAGTCGAAGGCGATTCGCATCAACAGATCATCGCCGACAAAACGCCGGAACCGCCAACGTCGTAA